The following proteins are co-located in the Micromonospora viridifaciens genome:
- a CDS encoding winged helix-turn-helix domain-containing protein, producing the protein MGNDRKPAPRGVRLDHRQVRVLAHPLRIRLLGALRVKGPATATALAALLGTNTGATSYHLRQLAEVGLVVEDPDLGTGRQRFWRAAHDVTNWEPTDFDDDPDARAAIEWIEGDQVRHFADTAERWFAIRHEWSPGWRDAFGIGDAFMTIPLERLKALKAELWQVLERYRNEADPTQPGAEQVQLFLAALPLPADLRPATPPQSEEER; encoded by the coding sequence ATGGGGAACGACAGGAAGCCGGCGCCGCGTGGAGTCCGGCTGGACCATCGCCAGGTGCGGGTGCTGGCGCATCCACTGCGGATCCGACTGCTCGGCGCGCTGCGGGTGAAGGGTCCGGCCACCGCCACCGCCCTCGCCGCGCTGCTCGGCACCAACACCGGCGCGACCAGCTATCACCTGCGCCAGCTCGCCGAGGTCGGGCTGGTCGTGGAAGATCCCGACCTGGGCACCGGCCGGCAGCGGTTCTGGCGGGCCGCGCACGACGTCACCAACTGGGAGCCCACCGACTTCGACGACGACCCGGACGCCCGCGCCGCCATCGAGTGGATCGAGGGCGACCAGGTGCGGCACTTCGCGGACACCGCCGAGCGCTGGTTCGCCATCCGGCACGAGTGGTCGCCCGGCTGGCGCGACGCGTTCGGCATCGGCGACGCCTTCATGACCATTCCCTTGGAGCGGCTCAAGGCGCTCAAGGCAGAGCTCTGGCAGGTCCTCGAGCGCTACCGGAACGAGGCCGACCCGACCCAGCCCGGCGCCGAGCAGGTGCAGCTCTTTCTCGCCGC
- a CDS encoding SDR family oxidoreductase: MTLLVVGASGFLGGEVCRQAVAAGERVVGTYHSTAVKVPGVATRRLDVTDRAAVRALLTEVRPDAVVATPYRNDDWAVTADGAAHVAYAAAEVGARLVHLSSDALHAGRPSPYLDDDPPTPIHSYGAAKAAAETAARAIDPGAVLVRTSLIVGQGSKQIQLCRDALAGRAPLFTDEARCPIDVADLAAAVLELVPSGYAGLLNVAGPDPVSRAELGLLVARRFGVDPAGMKTTTSAALGLHRPNEVRLDSSRAAGLLRTRLRGVTELLAS; the protein is encoded by the coding sequence ATGACGCTGCTCGTGGTGGGGGCCAGCGGGTTTCTGGGCGGGGAGGTGTGCCGGCAGGCGGTCGCGGCGGGGGAGCGCGTGGTCGGCACGTACCATTCGACCGCCGTGAAGGTGCCGGGGGTGGCCACCCGCCGGCTCGACGTCACCGACCGCGCCGCCGTGCGCGCGCTGCTGACCGAGGTACGCCCCGACGCCGTCGTCGCCACCCCCTACCGGAACGACGACTGGGCGGTCACCGCCGACGGGGCGGCGCACGTCGCGTACGCCGCCGCCGAGGTGGGGGCGCGGCTGGTGCACCTGTCCAGCGACGCCCTGCACGCCGGGCGGCCGTCGCCCTACCTGGACGACGACCCGCCGACGCCGATCCATTCGTACGGGGCGGCGAAGGCGGCGGCGGAGACCGCGGCCCGGGCGATCGATCCGGGCGCTGTGCTGGTGCGGACCTCGCTGATCGTCGGCCAGGGAAGCAAGCAGATCCAGCTCTGCCGCGACGCCCTCGCCGGCCGGGCGCCCCTCTTCACCGACGAGGCCCGCTGCCCGATCGACGTGGCCGACCTGGCCGCCGCCGTGCTGGAGTTGGTCCCGTCCGGCTACGCCGGCCTGCTCAACGTGGCCGGGCCGGACCCGGTGAGCCGGGCGGAGTTGGGTCTGCTGGTGGCCCGCCGGTTCGGCGTCGACCCGGCCGGTATGAAGACCACCACCAGCGCCGCCCTGGGGCTGCACCGCCCCAACGAGGTACGCCTCGACTCGTCTCGCGCCGCCGGCCTGCTGCGTACCCGGCTGCGCGGCGTGACCGAACTCCTCGCTTCCTGA
- the aspS gene encoding aspartate--tRNA ligase, producing the protein MIRTHNAGSLRAADAGSTVTLAGWVARRRDHGGVIFVDLRDGSGVVQVVFREEDAHALRNEFCLKVTGEVTRRPAGNENPDLPTGEVEVTASALEVLSEAAPLPLPVDDQIEAGDDIRLKYRYLDLRRSGPAKAIRLRSRANQLARAVLNERDFLEIETPTLTRSTPEGARDFLVPVRLQPGSWYALPQSPQLFKQLLMVGGMERYYQIARCYRDEDFRADRQPEFTQLDIEMSFVTEDDVIELGEAIVSALWSDLAGYQIPRPIPRITWHDAMSRYGSDKPDLRYGVELTELTDYLRGTEFRVFAGAIDAGGYVGAVVMPGGAAQSRKELDGWQDWAKARGAKGLAYVVLDAETGEARGPVAKNLSEGHLAGLADAVGAKPGDAIFFAASTNTREAQELLGAARIEIAKRANLIDESAWAFCWVVDAPMFEKTDEGGWTAVHHPFTSPNADWVDRFEEAPDRALAYAYDIVCNGNEIGGGSIRIHRGDVQQRVFDLLGITPEEAQDKFGFLLEAFKYGPPPHGGIAFGWDRICMLLAGADSIREVIAFPKTRGGFDPLTGAPTPITAQQRAEAGVDAKPKAPTGPHAGTAGPVAPVADPT; encoded by the coding sequence GTGATCCGTACCCACAACGCCGGAAGCCTGCGCGCCGCGGACGCCGGCTCGACGGTGACGCTCGCCGGGTGGGTGGCCCGCCGGCGCGACCACGGCGGTGTCATCTTCGTCGACCTGCGCGACGGCTCCGGCGTGGTCCAGGTGGTCTTCCGCGAGGAGGACGCGCACGCGCTGCGCAACGAGTTCTGCTTGAAGGTCACCGGCGAGGTGACCCGCCGCCCCGCCGGCAACGAGAACCCGGACCTGCCCACCGGCGAGGTCGAGGTCACCGCCAGCGCGCTGGAGGTGCTCTCCGAGGCGGCGCCGCTGCCGCTGCCGGTGGACGACCAGATCGAGGCCGGCGACGACATCCGGCTCAAGTACCGCTACCTGGACCTGCGCCGCAGCGGCCCGGCGAAGGCCATCCGGCTGCGCTCGCGGGCCAACCAGCTCGCCCGGGCCGTGCTGAACGAGCGGGACTTCCTGGAGATCGAGACCCCCACCCTGACCCGCTCCACCCCGGAGGGTGCCCGCGACTTCCTGGTCCCGGTCCGCCTGCAGCCGGGGAGCTGGTACGCCCTGCCGCAGTCGCCGCAGCTGTTCAAGCAGCTGCTCATGGTCGGCGGCATGGAGCGGTACTACCAGATCGCCCGCTGCTACCGGGACGAGGACTTCCGCGCTGACCGGCAGCCGGAGTTCACCCAGCTCGACATCGAGATGTCCTTCGTCACCGAGGACGACGTCATCGAGCTCGGCGAGGCGATCGTCTCGGCGCTCTGGTCCGACCTGGCCGGCTACCAGATCCCCCGGCCGATCCCGCGGATCACCTGGCACGACGCCATGTCCCGCTACGGCTCCGACAAGCCGGATCTGCGCTACGGCGTCGAGCTGACCGAGCTGACCGACTACCTGCGCGGCACCGAGTTCCGGGTGTTCGCCGGCGCGATCGACGCGGGCGGCTACGTCGGCGCGGTGGTCATGCCCGGCGGCGCGGCGCAGAGCCGCAAGGAGCTGGACGGCTGGCAGGACTGGGCCAAGGCGCGCGGCGCGAAGGGCCTGGCGTACGTGGTGCTCGACGCGGAGACCGGCGAGGCGCGCGGCCCGGTGGCCAAGAACCTCTCCGAGGGACACCTGGCCGGCCTGGCCGACGCGGTCGGCGCGAAGCCGGGCGACGCGATCTTCTTCGCCGCGAGCACGAACACGCGGGAGGCGCAGGAGCTGCTCGGCGCCGCCCGGATCGAGATCGCCAAGCGGGCCAACCTGATCGACGAGAGCGCCTGGGCGTTCTGCTGGGTGGTCGACGCGCCGATGTTCGAGAAGACGGACGAGGGTGGCTGGACGGCCGTGCACCACCCGTTCACCTCGCCGAACGCCGACTGGGTGGACCGGTTCGAGGAGGCGCCGGACCGCGCCCTGGCCTACGCGTACGACATCGTCTGCAACGGCAACGAGATCGGCGGCGGCTCCATCCGTATCCACCGGGGCGACGTGCAGCAGCGGGTCTTCGACCTGCTCGGCATCACCCCGGAGGAGGCGCAGGACAAGTTCGGCTTCCTGCTGGAGGCGTTCAAGTACGGCCCGCCGCCGCACGGTGGCATCGCCTTCGGCTGGGACCGGATCTGCATGCTGCTGGCCGGCGCGGACTCGATCCGCGAGGTCATCGCGTTCCCGAAGACCCGGGGCGGGTTCGACCCGCTGACCGGCGCGCCGACGCCGATCACCGCGCAGCAGCGCGCCGAGGCGGGCGTCGACGCCAAGCCGAAGGCGCCGACCGGCCCGCACGCCGGCACCGCCGGCCCGGTGGCCCCGGTCGCCGACCCGACCTGA
- a CDS encoding S1 family peptidase: MRPTRSSLRRAAAIAVAGALVTGSLLGAPAQAAPASPASPDAAAALAAKLGDRAAGTYADASGKMIVAVTDAAAAREVRAAGATAKLVTRGADKLNAATAELERSAKIPGTAWWVDPATNQVVVSVDSTVTGAKLERVKAAAARTGGTVRIEAEPGVLSTRISGGQAIYAAGGGRCSLGFNVRSSSGAVYFLTAGHCTNIASTWYSNSSQTTVLGTRAGTSFPGNDYGIVRHSNSANAAGNVYLWNGTYRDVTGAANAYVGMSVTRSGSTTGLWGGSVQATNATVNYAEGSVSGLIRTNVCAEPGDSGGSLFSGSSAVGLTSGGSGNCRTGGTTYFQPVTEPMSVYGVSII, translated from the coding sequence ATGCGACCCACTAGGTCCTCGCTCCGTCGTGCCGCCGCCATCGCCGTGGCCGGCGCCCTGGTCACGGGCTCGCTCCTCGGCGCACCCGCCCAGGCGGCCCCCGCCTCGCCCGCCTCCCCCGACGCCGCGGCCGCGCTCGCCGCCAAGCTCGGCGACCGCGCCGCCGGCACGTACGCCGACGCCAGCGGCAAGATGATCGTCGCGGTGACCGACGCCGCGGCCGCGCGCGAGGTCCGCGCCGCCGGCGCCACCGCGAAGCTCGTCACCCGCGGGGCCGACAAGCTCAACGCGGCCACCGCCGAGCTGGAGCGGTCCGCCAAGATCCCCGGCACCGCCTGGTGGGTCGACCCGGCCACCAACCAGGTCGTGGTCTCCGTCGACAGCACCGTCACCGGCGCCAAGCTGGAGCGGGTCAAGGCCGCCGCCGCCCGCACCGGCGGTACCGTCCGGATCGAGGCCGAGCCCGGCGTGCTGAGCACCCGCATCTCCGGCGGCCAGGCGATCTACGCCGCCGGCGGCGGTCGCTGCTCGCTCGGCTTCAACGTCCGCAGCAGCTCCGGCGCCGTCTACTTCCTGACCGCCGGCCACTGCACCAACATCGCCTCGACCTGGTACTCGAACTCCAGCCAGACCACCGTGCTCGGCACCCGCGCGGGCACCAGCTTCCCGGGCAACGACTACGGCATCGTCCGGCACAGCAACTCCGCCAACGCGGCTGGCAACGTCTACCTGTGGAACGGCACCTACCGGGACGTCACCGGCGCCGCCAACGCGTACGTCGGCATGAGCGTGACGCGCTCCGGCAGCACCACCGGCCTGTGGGGCGGCAGCGTCCAGGCGACGAACGCCACGGTCAACTACGCCGAGGGCAGCGTCTCCGGTCTGATCCGCACCAACGTCTGCGCCGAGCCCGGCGACAGCGGCGGCTCGCTGTTCAGCGGCAGCAGCGCCGTCGGCCTCACCTCCGGTGGCAGCGGCAACTGCCGCACCGGCGGCACGACCTACTTCCAGCCGGTCACCGAGCCGATGAGCGTCTACGGCGTCAGCATCATCTGA
- a CDS encoding SGNH/GDSL hydrolase family protein translates to MTLIRRALATLAGATALVLLAPTSPAVAATPAPNSMASLGDSITRGFNACGWYVDCTARSFSTGDDTGVNSHYLRIRTVNPAIQGRNHNDAKTGAKSADMYGQAGTAVSQGVDYVTMLIGANDACTSSESTMTPVATFRANIDSALNRIKAGLPNARVAVISIPDIHRLWYVGKDSGSARSAWSLFGICQSMLANPTSTAQADVDRRARVRQRVVDYNTQLAQACVAYGPNCDFDDNAVFNYPFALSQVSTWDYFHPNPSGQAVLASVSYANGFRW, encoded by the coding sequence ATGACCCTCATCCGACGCGCGCTGGCCACCCTCGCCGGCGCCACCGCCCTCGTCCTGCTCGCCCCCACCAGCCCCGCCGTCGCCGCCACCCCGGCACCCAACTCGATGGCCAGCCTGGGCGATTCGATCACCCGCGGCTTCAACGCCTGCGGCTGGTACGTCGACTGCACCGCACGGTCGTTCAGCACCGGCGACGACACCGGGGTGAACAGCCACTACCTGCGGATCCGCACGGTCAACCCGGCGATCCAGGGCCGCAACCACAACGACGCGAAGACCGGCGCCAAGTCCGCCGACATGTACGGCCAGGCCGGCACCGCGGTCAGCCAGGGCGTCGACTACGTCACGATGCTGATCGGCGCCAACGACGCCTGCACCAGCTCGGAATCCACCATGACCCCGGTGGCCACCTTCCGGGCCAACATCGACAGCGCGCTCAACCGGATCAAGGCCGGCCTGCCGAACGCCCGGGTCGCCGTGATCAGCATCCCGGACATCCACCGGCTCTGGTACGTGGGCAAGGACAGCGGCAGCGCCCGCTCCGCCTGGTCACTCTTCGGGATCTGCCAGTCCATGCTGGCCAATCCCACGTCAACAGCCCAGGCCGACGTGGACCGCCGCGCCCGCGTCCGGCAACGGGTGGTCGACTACAACACCCAGCTCGCCCAGGCCTGCGTCGCGTACGGGCCGAACTGCGACTTCGACGACAACGCGGTGTTCAACTACCCGTTCGCGCTGAGCCAGGTCTCCACCTGGGACTACTTCCACCCGAACCCCAGCGGCCAGGCGGTGCTCGCCAGCGTCTCGTACGCCAACGGCTTCCGCTGGTAG
- a CDS encoding AfsR/SARP family transcriptional regulator, with amino-acid sequence MLSLLAAEANQPVSVDTLVEELWDGRPPKSAIANIRTYVAGLRLALGGKCFTSLRATNSGYILDLPSENSETAIFRELTGRARVARSAEGHAEGLRWSERALSVWRGRPMADVPRGVHLNRHADQLEEEWAAVVEEAAEDQLVLGKYSEAVRPLRQLVSDRPWRERAQARLVLALYGCGDVSGALEAYSRATRHLRVELGVDPGPELVDAHRLVLNREPMPPPPVHERPAIEVRTVPSAATPRELPALPHGLVGRGMEMAALLSAAQMEPSPGRARVLTLCGEAGVGKSALAIEVAHRLAALFPDGQLYLDLRTLDRDGTGAASSQAIARRLLCGLGHTPAQIPRQAGEAEKAFRAAVEDRRVIVVVDNVTNAGQIAPLVPASSTCLLLLSSNAFLPVLGAGRTIRLAPLSDSAAERMLIELVGDRRAEREPRAVERIVHACGHLPLALRVAGFRIACSPQRSLTDFADEFADEGSRLDLLEFGGISVRSSLSIAHRQLRGDQSAVDEAATRMLHSLAWLDTPSLSMDALRAWAGSSRPQDLVDRLAELHLLIPAEADTVRFPTLMRLYCRHLDAALPAGFSRHVYSAALRSRGIPTEVSPSAAKFGKQIRYAERGGIPYVFFPGAEGDEVKDIRSGEQVAAAVGEWPPPRADLKPLVGPAHP; translated from the coding sequence TTGCTCTCGCTGCTCGCTGCTGAGGCGAATCAGCCGGTCTCGGTCGATACGCTGGTGGAAGAGCTGTGGGATGGACGACCGCCGAAATCGGCCATCGCCAATATTCGGACTTATGTCGCCGGCTTGCGGTTGGCGCTCGGCGGGAAATGTTTCACCTCCCTTCGTGCCACCAATAGTGGATACATACTGGATCTCCCTTCCGAGAATTCCGAGACGGCAATTTTCCGGGAACTGACCGGCCGGGCCCGTGTCGCCCGGTCAGCCGAAGGCCACGCGGAAGGATTGCGGTGGAGCGAACGCGCTCTGTCGGTCTGGCGTGGGCGACCGATGGCCGACGTTCCGCGTGGCGTGCACCTGAACCGGCACGCCGACCAACTCGAAGAGGAATGGGCTGCTGTCGTCGAAGAGGCGGCCGAGGACCAGCTTGTCCTCGGCAAGTACTCGGAAGCCGTTCGCCCGCTCCGACAGCTCGTGTCGGATCGACCTTGGCGCGAGCGGGCCCAGGCGCGGCTCGTGCTGGCGCTGTACGGGTGCGGTGATGTCTCCGGCGCGCTGGAGGCCTATTCCAGGGCGACCCGTCATCTCCGGGTCGAGCTCGGGGTCGATCCTGGTCCAGAGTTGGTTGACGCGCACCGATTGGTGCTCAATCGCGAGCCCATGCCGCCACCGCCGGTGCACGAACGGCCGGCCATCGAGGTGCGCACCGTACCCAGTGCTGCCACGCCTCGCGAGTTGCCCGCTCTGCCGCACGGGTTGGTCGGCCGCGGCATGGAGATGGCGGCGCTCCTGTCCGCCGCGCAGATGGAACCGTCACCGGGTCGGGCCCGGGTGTTGACACTGTGCGGTGAGGCGGGGGTTGGCAAGTCCGCGTTGGCGATCGAGGTCGCGCATCGGCTCGCGGCACTGTTCCCCGACGGGCAGCTCTATCTTGACCTGAGGACACTGGACCGGGACGGGACAGGCGCGGCGTCCTCGCAGGCAATCGCTCGCCGTCTCCTTTGCGGGCTCGGACATACGCCGGCGCAGATTCCGCGGCAGGCCGGTGAGGCCGAAAAGGCGTTCCGCGCCGCCGTTGAAGATCGGCGCGTCATCGTCGTGGTGGACAACGTCACGAACGCCGGCCAGATCGCACCCCTGGTGCCGGCGTCGTCGACCTGCCTTCTGCTGCTGTCCAGCAACGCCTTCCTCCCGGTCCTGGGCGCCGGGCGGACCATACGGCTCGCACCCCTGTCGGACTCGGCCGCCGAGCGGATGCTGATCGAGCTTGTCGGCGATCGGCGCGCCGAACGCGAGCCCCGCGCGGTGGAGCGGATCGTGCACGCGTGCGGTCACCTGCCTCTCGCGCTCCGGGTTGCCGGCTTCCGGATTGCCTGCAGTCCGCAGCGCTCGTTGACCGACTTCGCCGACGAGTTTGCCGACGAGGGGTCGCGGCTCGATCTGCTGGAGTTTGGTGGCATATCGGTCCGCAGCTCCCTGTCGATCGCACACCGTCAGCTCCGCGGTGATCAGTCGGCGGTCGACGAGGCGGCCACCCGGATGCTCCATTCGCTGGCATGGCTCGACACGCCCTCCCTCAGCATGGACGCACTCCGTGCGTGGGCAGGTTCGTCCCGGCCCCAGGACCTGGTCGATCGCCTCGCGGAGCTGCACCTGCTGATACCGGCGGAGGCCGACACCGTCCGGTTCCCAACCCTCATGCGTCTCTACTGTCGCCATCTGGACGCTGCGCTGCCAGCGGGCTTTTCGCGACACGTTTACTCCGCTGCGCTGCGCTCCCGGGGCATCCCCACCGAGGTGTCGCCGAGCGCCGCCAAGTTCGGCAAACAGATCCGGTACGCCGAGCGTGGGGGCATCCCGTACGTCTTTTTCCCCGGCGCCGAGGGCGACGAGGTGAAGGACATCCGCTCGGGCGAGCAGGTGGCCGCGGCGGTCGGCGAGTGGCCCCCACCCCGCGCCGACCTGAAGCCCCTGGTGGGACCGGCTCACCCCTAG
- a CDS encoding MauE/DoxX family redox-associated membrane protein, with product MAPYLEIACRSAIALVFLAAAAGKLRAGVDAFAASILDVVRVPARHARLLAGLVITGELIVAGLLVVPRSALVGLATAALLTVALVAVVITALQRGSGARCACFGVRSTPFGKRHVLRNLLMIGVVATGAWFHLPASAYRPQHYLLGVLVGLVVAALLVAFDDIAELFVGPPRTAGSRERV from the coding sequence ATGGCCCCCTACCTGGAGATCGCCTGCCGCTCGGCGATCGCGCTGGTGTTCCTTGCGGCTGCCGCCGGCAAACTCAGAGCCGGCGTCGACGCGTTCGCCGCCAGCATTCTGGATGTCGTCCGGGTGCCGGCACGGCATGCCCGACTCCTCGCCGGGCTGGTCATCACGGGCGAGCTGATCGTGGCCGGGCTCTTGGTGGTGCCCAGGTCCGCGCTGGTCGGACTGGCTACGGCCGCGCTGCTCACCGTCGCGCTCGTGGCGGTCGTCATCACGGCTCTCCAACGCGGCAGCGGCGCTCGGTGCGCCTGCTTCGGCGTCCGGTCGACCCCCTTCGGCAAGCGACACGTCCTGCGGAACCTGCTCATGATCGGGGTGGTGGCGACCGGCGCCTGGTTCCACCTGCCGGCCAGCGCCTACCGACCGCAGCATTACCTGCTGGGCGTCCTGGTCGGGCTGGTCGTCGCGGCGCTTCTCGTCGCGTTCGACGACATCGCCGAACTCTTTGTCGGTCCGCCCCGGACGGCGGGATCCCGAGAGCGCGTCTGA
- a CDS encoding TlpA family protein disulfide reductase, producing MLFETLTVIVGIISLINLALLLGVIKRLRETTARNDEGHETDEPLAIAIPGRSVPPFVVRTTTGEEITEASLSGSTMVGFFSPGCGMCKVRIPDFLIRARQLERASGRAIAVVTSADNGGAEIAAKLESAAKVCVGEDGEGLVVALEVVGFPAFALLEGDVMVQSGTGVPLLSDPVAA from the coding sequence ATGCTGTTCGAGACACTTACCGTCATTGTGGGAATCATCTCGTTAATCAACTTGGCGCTACTCCTCGGGGTGATCAAGCGCCTCCGCGAGACGACCGCCCGCAATGATGAGGGGCACGAGACCGACGAGCCCCTCGCCATCGCGATTCCGGGCCGTTCGGTCCCGCCGTTCGTGGTGCGCACCACCACAGGAGAGGAGATCACCGAGGCCTCGCTGAGCGGCAGCACCATGGTGGGCTTCTTCTCACCGGGCTGCGGCATGTGCAAGGTCAGGATCCCCGACTTCCTCATCCGGGCCCGCCAGCTCGAACGGGCGTCGGGCCGGGCGATCGCCGTGGTGACCAGCGCCGACAACGGCGGCGCGGAGATCGCCGCCAAGCTCGAGTCGGCGGCGAAGGTCTGTGTCGGGGAGGACGGCGAGGGCCTCGTGGTGGCTCTCGAGGTGGTCGGCTTCCCGGCCTTCGCGCTGCTCGAGGGCGATGTGATGGTGCAGAGCGGGACAGGCGTACCACTGCTGTCCGACCCGGTTGCGGCATGA